The nucleotide window CGAACTGATATGACTCGGCCCAGTCTTGATTGGTCACACCCCTCTTTTACAGCTGTCGATGCATTGCATGTCCTCAATTGTTGTGGCTACGGAACTCAGCATCGTACTATGTAGGACTTCTTTATTTCACACTCACACTACCTTCACGCCAGATTGAATGACCAAAATTCCCTCCGACTCCCACCTACTCCTATTAACCCGGATCTCTCGTCATGGCAAAACACATGATGTATAGTCCGCTTGGACTTGCTCAAGCGAGtacaaaaaataaaagaaaaaggactTGACCATGGACACGAATCATTGCTCATATTTGAAGAGCGCCTATTACGCTCTAATACCCCAATGCCCTATTGACATGATTAACTAATGGCTTGCCCTGTGTCCGTCTCTCCAAATTATACGCAAAAATCTTCAACACGCGCTCATAATAATGATTCGAGTTGCCACTACAATGAGGCGTGATAATGACGTTCTTATACCCCCAGAGCTTATGATCAGCGGGTAACGGCTCTGGATCCGTCACATCCAAAGCAGCACCCCTGATTTTGCCTTCATCCAGTGCAACCATCAAGTCCTCCGTATTGACACAGGGTCCCCGTCCAACATTACTAACAtaggccttcttcttgctaaGGATGTCAAACTGCTCACGCGAAATCATTCCCCGGGTTTGATATGTGAGCGGCAGTGTGATGACCAGTAGATCGAGATCCGACGCAAGAAATTCATTCAGTTGCTCTTTTCCTGCAAACCATGCCGATGGAAATTCGCCTTCGGGGTCGCCCAGTCCCGGTTCAGTATAGTCTTCGGATCTGCGAGACTCAGGGGTGTCCCGGCTGTGCAAGGTATACGCGTAGACATCCATGCCGAATGCTTTGGCGACTCGGGCACATTGTCGGCCAATGGAGCCGTATCCTAGAATTCCACTTCAAGGTTGTGTCAGCACTGTTATGAAGCAGTAGGGCGAAGGATGGTGTTACACTCACATTCTGAGGCCGACCGCATCCTCTGTATCCTCATCAGTAGGTGGATCTACCCACTTGCAGGCCCTTTGGTTCTCGAGATACTCCGGAACTTCCAATAATTAGTGTCTACAATTATTGTGAAAAAGTTGTCTTTCGGCCTTACTATGATGCTGAAACGCCAGGAACGTTGAGAAAACCCACTCCGCTATTTGGGGCCTTAAAGACTGATCAGTTGTCGTGACTCCTTACAGCTACTAGGTTTAGTACTCACGGATGATTGCCATTAGACGTGCAGAATGGAATATCTGTGTCTTCAAAAAGTGGCATGCCCAGTAACTGATTGCATCCGGCACTCAACAGCTGAACATACTGAAGCTTCGGCACCCATTCCTTCGGAGGAAATACTTGCCAGGTGAAGAGTATGGTAGCCTCTGCCCATGTTTCCTTCGGGATGGGTGGTAGTTCTTTCGCGTACATCTCCACATGATGATACTCCACTCGCATTCCCGGATTAGCCTGTCGCACTCTCTGGAGCCATTGGTCCGGAGGCGCAAAGGGCTGGATGAAGAGTAGAAGGTCTGAATATGTCATTGTTTGAAGGGACCGATGTGGATATCACGCTCTATGAGTGCGGGTCAACCTCTACTTAAGATTCCGGTAATGACTCGGCTCTGTAGAGACCGAGTCAAGGGCCCGAAGCCGTGTCAAGATGCCATCAGGACCGAGTCAAGAGATCTTATCAGTTGCGATGGCGAACCACTATCAATTAGAGAATTAGGTGCATATAAACACGGGTCGATGGACCACTGTAACTGTTCAACGATCATACCAATTAAGTTACGCGCACGAAGTTATGGCAAATCGAGGAAAAAGCCTAGACTcggagatcttctccattgCCGACTTGCAGGCCAAGGCATCGGAGAAACTCCCAAGAGTATTCAAGGGTAGCTAGCTCTACTAGATCTGTGTATTGCGGCATCCGCTGACCACTTAGCAGAATTCTTCAATGAAGGCGCAATGGATCTCATCACGTACGTGGGATAATAtccatatcatatcatatcttgATAACACAATCATAGCGTGAAAGACAACGAAGATGCCTTCAACCGGTATAAGATCCGCCCACGCGTTCTTCGCGATGTCTCTAACCTGGACACCTCGACAACGATCTGCAATACCAAAGTTTCTTTCCCATTTGGATTTGCTCCCGCTGCCACCCACAAGATCGCCCATCCGGACGGCGAGATCGGAACTTCCAAggttgctgctgaggcgAATATATGCATGGCGTTGTCTTCACATGCAACCTGCTCGTTAGAGGACGTCATAGCAGAGGGGTCGGGAAACCCATACATGATACAATTCATCATATTGAAGGATCGGAATATTACGAGGCAGTTACTTGAGCGCGCAGAGAGTGAGACCCATCCCTTTGTCTCCTTGATCATTGCGGGTGCTAAGTCTTCTTATGTCACAGAATCTGGGTATAAGGCAGTCATGCTAACAGTGGATGCGCCAATGCTCGGAAGGCGTCTGAACGAGTACAGAAACTCTTTCGGAATTCCAAACGGCATGGGATATCCCAATCTTGCCCCTGGCTCTGATATGAGTAACTTGACCGAGACGGGTGAGGGGCTAGCATATGGTGAGTTACGGATGTTCGAAATCTTCCTTCAAACCCCTAATGATATATTCTTAGAGGATGGTATTGAGTGGGCCGAGGCCATTGCGTGGATTAGAAGTGTAACTAAGCTCGAAATTTGGGTGAAAGGAAGTAAGTTTTGATTTTGCTTCGTACTCTGTGGAGAGGCTTACATTATCTATTAGTCTATACTGCTGAAGATGTCGCACTGGCCATCCAGCATGGAGTCAACGGTGTTGTGATTTCCAACCACGGCGGTAGACAATTAGATGGAGTACCAGCCACTCTTGATGCACTACGCGAATGTGCACCTGTCGCAAAGGGCAAAATAGCCATCGCCATTGATGGCGGTATCCGCCGCGGAACAGACATTTTCAAGGCTTTGGCCCTAGGAGCGGACTATTGCTTTGCAGGGAGGATACCTATCTGGGGATTAGCGGTTAGTTTAATATCGTCCTTCCATGACCCTTTCCTGACTTTGAACCTTTTAGTACAATGGAACAAAGGGCGTGGAACTTGCTGTCAAGCTATTGCAAGAAGAATTTAAATTGGCCATGTGCCTTGCTGGGTAAGAGACTTGACTCGCCTTTTTCGTTAAATTTCAACACGCGAGGGAATAGTTCTAACTAGAATCTAGATGCAAAACCATCAAAGATATCAATAAGAGTCATCTGTCTATCCTCGAGACGAACGGTGTGCTTTCGAAGCTATAAGATTCATGGCTTACTATTCTGACGCCCATAGTCAGTATTCAATTGATATATGCGGTGTGAAACGTGTATATTTGCGTAGCGATCCACATGACATGTGAGATTACTAGGATACGAAGAGTGTGGACCCTTGCTGCTGGTTCAATTTCCTATGGATATTGCATTAACCTGGTTTTTCTTGGAGCATCTTGATACCTATGTGTATTTGCAGTTGAACGTAAAATAGTACGCAAACTCAGTACCCTATAtctctataaaaaaaagtagcTTCCGGCTAGAATAGAGAAGAGCCATAGGCAAATGGACTCATTACATGCACACTCACCTTTAACACAAAATATCTCACATAATATGTAAGTATTCACACCTGGGTTGACTCGAATGCTCTATCCTTCCGGGGGTGCTTTCTGCGAGTCAACATGCAATTTCTCTCACTGTAGTTAGTGAGATTTTAGGGCCTTAGATAGCTACATTGGGTGCACTGATTGTCAGCATGTGACATTCATATTCTGAGTGATGTCATGATCGACGAGGTTTCGAAGGTCTCCCCGCGATGATTGAGTTGGCAAATCCCTCGGGGCGCAAGGATCTTCGCTGGGCTGGACTGCGATGCCCGGCTGATAGAATCATATTACTAAGGGTGAGTGTATTTCGTTGTACTTTGAACGAGATATTTACTAGTTTACAATCCGAAGAATCTACTGTTTGCTTCATAGTAGTAGCTGTAGCGAAGTTACAAGTCTTTGTCATGTGCCGAAAGTGGTgggatggtgggtgggatATATATTTGGATGACTGAGGGCAACACTGCCACATCCTCTCAGTCATCCCACATCCTTCTTGATCAAACCCGAGCTGGTCGGTCAATAATAAGGAAAAAAGCACGATGGAGGATGGGACTAAGCTCGCAGCGCCTGATAGGTACAACAATGTGCTCATTACTCTTGGCAATGCAGGGTCTACAAGGCAAGGCTGAGTGCCGCGGAGAACGAGGTCAAACGTGAAAAGGCTCCTGGCAGTACCTCTGCGACATATTTTAGCAGCGTAACATGTCATATAATAAAGTTGAATCTTTGAAAGAGCATTAGGTAACACCCAGGCAATGAGAAACGCCAACAAAAGCGTTAGGCAACACAAACGGTGACACGTTTTCTGCCTGCGATACAAGATGAAACCAACATGACTAATTCTGTCAACGGCGCTTTGACGCATCCAAGCCAAGACCATGCAGGGCTTTGAGGGGTCAATGATTATCTTACTCAGGGTGTTTGTTGGTAGTGAGCTGCACACTCATTTTCGGCTTTTGAGAGTTGATGGCGGTGATGTCCGGATCCATGCCATGTATCCGCCGTGATCCACCACGTCTATTAATAAtgacagagagagacaacAAGAGAGACAAAGAGTCGGGAATAAGAGAGGAATCCGGTGGGACTGCCGTGTGCCAAGGACATtgttcctcttttttcctccccGATAGGTTTGACAACCCGGAGGTGCTTCCCACATCAGCATCAGGTCTCGTGCAGGTGAGTTGcttgaggagaagaatccCGATGGATGAGCGGGGAAGCGAGGCTGCAGCTGGTCCCATGCATCCATGCAAATGAGCGGATTCTAACATCATATGAAGGAATCCACACGTGCTAcatgctgcttgctgcttgctgcagTTTAGAATTGAACCTAACAGTTACACACAAACCATAACGGCACGTCAATACATGATGTAACGTGGGAGACTGTTCACTGGccaaaagaggagagaggaaatGGCAATTGGGCAGAAGGGGGCTATGTAAGACAGGTTGAAGTGAGACAACGGGAAGAGGCAGAGGGAAATTTTGTGAATAACAACAATCAAAAGAGAATAAATGAACGGACAAGAGATTTCTCTGGAAGCCTTGGCAGTGGAGCATACACGGGCGGTCTGTTTACTGATTGGTGAGAGCGGATGTAACCCCCCGCTCGGGGGCCCAAAAAGGAATGTGGTCACGCCCGGAGGGACCAAACTAAACTCCTCTGGGGCATCAGGCCTCCCGTTTGGGATGAAAATAACAGATGCATCTTTTGATTCCAACTGAAAGGGAAGGTCCTCACCACGTGTTCTTGGGGGCGGAAGACAAGCCTGCGGATCGTTGGTGATAGTGGCAACTAGACCGAGAGAGCTGCTTGCTTGTATCTATCGATCGGTGGGGGACAAAAATTATTCTCAAACATGAAATCAATCTAGTGGTACCCCTATTGCAATTAATGGAACACGATgtttgggatggatggatttgcCCCGGAACACACGACCGATGATAATTGCAGTTAAGATTTCCCCTGTCTCAGACTGACTTCCCAGGGTCTGCGGGTCTTGGCCCCGAGGCTGATTGGTTTTCGGGGCACGTCTGGCAACGCCGCTGCTTCTAATTTTACCGGCTCTCGCCTGCACAGCCAATGGTTTCCCATCTTACTGGTGGACCATCAGGGTCCAGGGCCCTCAGGGTCCAACTTTCTCTGCGCCAGGCATCCATCGCAATTCATCCTCGGTCATTAGTGCTGTGTAGTGCTGGGTAGTACTGTGTAGTAGAGATCACTAGTCTCGGAGCACTACTGGTAGTCCACAAGTCACTAGACTGCTTGGAGGTTGGCACACCGTGAACCACCCAGCTTTAGAGTTCGCAGGTTCGTTGGACTGGCCAGCGTGCTATATTGCCCGTTTGGATGCAGGGCTGTGAATTGAAACTGCGGCTCTATCCGTGATTGCTGGCTGTGAGAAAgactccacctcctcaggcctccatcatcatggcgtcctgctcttctttccccatctctctcctctttttctttctccccctcctcctctccttccctcctctcttcttgaagaacccttcattcccttccttctcttttgacgccttcttccatcatTCCGGGCTCCCATCCCGGTCACGCCATCTCCGTCCCTCCACCCTTCAATGGGTGTGCTCTTAGTCCGTGGTGCCATGCGGTCCGTCTGCTGAGATACTGTGACTTTCCTGCTGCACCATGAAGCTCTTCAATCCCCTCCGCCGCTGTGGCCCTGCCCTACAGCGTCTGCGTACATCTCCTGGCGAGTTCTTCGACTACACATGGGAGTTCACACGCCGATATTTCTTCACTGTCTCCTTCATCGCACTTTTTGGCGCCAAATTGTTGCATCTTTACGCTCACATccattctctccctcctcctaaaTTCTTCCTCTGGGGCTCGACCTTTTTCTTCCAGGATGTAAttctcaccctcctcatccgcttTTTCACTCAGAAATTTCACTGGCGCACTGTTGCACTTTTATCAGCTTTGGTGATTGTACCATTTAGGTAGGCTGTGCACATACCAGAAATTGCCTCTCAATCACTGACCAATCTAGTTTAATCATGTCCGGAATGACCGCCGCAAATACCTCCTTTTACATCGTCACCGGTGCCGAAATTCACTGGCGACAAGCCAAAACCTTCCACCGCGATGCCGCTGCCATGCGCACATTGTTGCAGGGACTGACAGGATTCCTGATCGTGGAAGGCATTCTGCTCACTGTAGCATGGTTTCTGTCTGCACCACTGCATCGCGTTGTTGGTGGCATCCTCACAATCCTCGGACAACCATTCAAATGTTTGTTCCGTTGTATGAGCCGGGTTCGTGCGTTCCGCCCGAGATCTGGATTGCCGGAACCCGAGATCTACGAGCAGATCGGCGTGGATGACTATCTCGACGATAAGAGTGACGATGGCTCTTCGATCCACCTTCTCGAGCCATATGGTGAAGTCGCACCTGCCACGAGACGGGGACACTCGATTCTGATCAAGCTGGCCGTCTGGGTGCCATTCCTCAGCTTGGTCTTGCTGCGCGTGGTTCGACCCTGGGATCCCGCCTACATGTTCCTGTCAGAAGCCTTGCCAGTAGCACCCTTCATCGGTGGTCACCGACACTCCCCTGTCCGCGCTGGGGGGCTGCCCGGCGACTATGAGTGGTTGGAGGGTCGCACACTCTTAGACAAGGTACCCAAATGGGACTGGCTGCCCAAGGGAGGATTGCCTGGCTTCGAAGACTGGACCAGGACAGATGTGCCTCGGTTGCACTATAACCCCGGAAGTGATCCGCTGCATGTGCCTAACCTGCAGAACCCGGTGTTGGACTCCTTGCAGGAGGCCTTGTCCAGCGGCAACGTCAACATTAAACATGTTATTCTTATCAAGTTGGAGAGTACCCGGAGCGACGTCTTTCCCCTGCGCAAGGACGCTTTCATGTGGAACCGCATCGCCAAAACTTATTCAGATAAGAAAATCCCCGACGACGTTCAAAAGCTCGTCGCAAATCTTACCCGCACTTCCGAGTTCCTAACCGGCTTTGACGCGGGATTCGGTCACGACAACGAGCATGATTACGGCCGACGGTCATATGGCGGCATCAGTGCCCGCAACGCTTTTACCACGGGCACCTACACCCTGAAGAGTCTTGTCGGGACGGTATGCGGAGTGACGCCACTAGTCGCCGACTTTAACCGCGAATACAACCATCACATCTATCAGCCGTGCATGCCGCATATCCTGGATGCATTGAACCACCAGGATGATGTGGATACTAACCGCACCACTGATCAATCCGACTACCGCACCTGGCCATGGCATTCGGCATGGATGCAGTCCGTCACCGAGGGCTATGATAATCAGGACAAGCTCACCCCGAAATTGGGCTTCCATGACGTCGTGACCAAAGAGTCTTTGGAACAGGCAAATGCCACGCATTCGGCCTCCTCGTCGAAGGAGGTCAACTATTATGGATACCCTGATATGGTACTGGGCGACTACGTGCGCGATGCGCTCGACGATGCGGAACACAACCACCGCCGGCTGTTCCTAACGCATCTGACGGGCACAACGCACCACCCGTGGGGAATGCCCGACAACGCATACGAGGAGATGGTATCATCGAAAAATACCAATTCCAATGAGGATATCAACAAATACCTGAACACGATTGGATACATCGACGACTGGCTGCAGGAGATCATCGACATTCTGACCGAGAAGGGCGTTATCAACGAGACATTGCTCGTCATGGCTGGTGATCAGTAAGTTGTTCTCCATCATACCATGAGTCGCATACTAACCGGGACAGTGGTCTCTCCCTTCCGAATGATGGAGGTGTCACTCCATACGATAACCCCCACATCGGCAGCTTCCACATTCCAATGGTGTttgctcatcctcatcttccatccattGAAGTCAACACCCCAGTCATCACTCAACAAGTGGTCCCTACCATTCTGGACCTGCTGATCCAGTCGTCCTCGCTGGGGCCCAACAGCACCCACACTGCGCAGGATCTGCTTTCCATTTACGAAGGCCAGTCGATGATCCGCGAGCTCGTCCCGGAAATGGACGGCCGCCAGAACTGGCAATTCACCGTCATGAATACTGGTGGTTCATGGCTGGCAGTGCGGTCCGCTGCCCATCCCGAATACCGACTGGTGATTCCCCTAGTCGACGACGTCGAGTGGCGGTTCACGAACGTCGAGCAGGATCCGGAAGAGCAGCACCCGGTGACGGAATTCAACCTGGTTGATTTGGCCAAGAggctggagaaggaacacGGCAGTGATGCGGTGGATTGGGTGCGTGATGCCGCCCATGTGGCAGAGTGGTGGGTGATGGAGAACTGGCATTTGTACCAATATCATCCTAAACATTAGGATGTTACGACCTACGCGAGGATCAGTTGAAGTCAAACATTTGTACATAGTCTTGGATGATATCATGATATCAGACATTTGCAGCATTTGGCGTTTATGCTATATTTCACTGGCGCGCTACTTTACCCATACAATCTTTCTCGAGATTAACTTAACCCTTTGTTATGCACCTTGCAGTCTCCTATTGACAGCGATTACCTAGAATGTCGTTACTAAGATCAATATAAAGCCTAGTTCCTCGGCGCCCAGATCTTGATCTACCGTAGGGCCAGATGGAGATGTTTGCAGATCGTTATTCAGTGTTGGTTTGACTTGGCAGTCTTGGTCACCACATTATCTGAACCCCCAATTGGACCGTAGATAGGACTGCAATTCAGCATATATACGCATATGCTGTACTCGGATATGGTCATCTCAGGATACATCCAACAGTTCACCGCTTCTACTTCATAACAGCACTtgtatgcctcaggcatcaaaTTATCACGTGCCTCCGATAGCGGCCCCTGAACCAAacctccacctcatccaagccagggatatcatcatctccgaagCTTATCAGTCCATTGCGGCGCCACACGATAAGCTATCCAGGAACACCGTCGGCCTACCTATCACCATGTGTGCTCTACACACTAGCTTCATCCTTCGCGCAGCCTTCACCAGCTAGCTGGATGATGGTGCATGATTCACCATGAGTCATGCAACAGTAACCATGCATCCATCAACATGATGGTCAAAATATCCTCAACATCATGAGGatacgtactactactatataaatcACAATGACAGCCATAATCACCATGGCCTACATACTCCCAGCGAACCGCTCCCACCCACCCTAACCCATGACCACGACGtccacaacaccaacaatgacGACCACCTCCAACCTCCCACCTCCGCTCCCCTCAACCAGCATActcaacctcctcagcaacctctccctccccccaccaacaaccataacccccctccccgtcTCCGCGGCCTTCCACACAATCTACCTCATCCAGtactccccctccg belongs to Aspergillus luchuensis IFO 4308 DNA, chromosome 3, nearly complete sequence and includes:
- a CDS encoding D-isomer specific 2-hydroxyacid dehydrogenase family protein (COG:C;~EggNog:ENOG410QE5F;~InterPro:IPR036291,IPR029752,IPR006140;~go_function: GO:0051287 - NAD binding [Evidence IEA];~go_process: GO:0055114 - oxidation-reduction process [Evidence IEA]) produces the protein MTYSDLLLFIQPFAPPDQWLQRVRQANPGMRVEYHHVEMYAKELPPIPKETWAEATILFTWQVFPPKEWVPKLQYVQLLSAGCNQLLGMPLFEDTDIPFCTSNGNHPPQIAEWVFSTFLAFQHHIPEYLENQRACKWVDPPTDEDTEDAVGLRIGILGYGSIGRQCARVAKAFGMDVYAYTLHSRDTPESRRSEDYTEPGLGDPEGEFPSAWFAGKEQLNEFLASDLDLLVITLPLTYQTRGMISREQFDILSKKKAYVSNVGRGPCVNTEDLMVALDEGKIRGAALDVTDPEPLPADHKLWGYKNVIITPHCSGNSNHYYERVLKIFAYNLERRTQGKPLVNHVNRALGY
- a CDS encoding uncharacterized protein (TransMembrane:1 (o66-85i)), with translation MMNCIIQRHAYIRLSSNLGSSDLAVRMGDLVGGSGSKSKWERNFGIADRCRGVQVRDIAKNAWADLIPVEGIFVVFHAMIVLSRYDMIWILSHRMPQYTDLVELATLEYSWEFLRCLGLQVGNGEDLRV
- a CDS encoding alpha-hydroxy acid oxidase (COG:C;~EggNog:ENOG410PKHE;~InterPro:IPR037396,IPR000262,IPR008259,IPR013785;~go_function: GO:0003824 - catalytic activity [Evidence IEA];~go_function: GO:0016491 - oxidoreductase activity [Evidence IEA];~go_process: GO:0055114 - oxidation-reduction process [Evidence IEA]) encodes the protein MLGRRLNEYRNSFGIPNGMGYPNLAPGSDMSNLTETGEGLAYEDGIEWAEAIAWIRSVTKLEIWVKGIYTAEDVALAIQHGVNGVVISNHGGRQLDGVPATLDALRECAPVAKGKIAIAIDGGIRRGTDIFKALALGADYCFAGRIPIWGLAVSLISSFHDPFLTLNLLVQWNKGRGTCCQAIARRI
- a CDS encoding sulfatase domain protein (COG:S;~EggNog:ENOG410PGZZ;~InterPro:IPR017850,IPR000917;~PFAM:PF00884;~TransMembrane:6 (o35-53i65-85o97-123i144-166o172-189i248-267o);~go_function: GO:0003824 - catalytic activity [Evidence IEA];~go_function: GO:0008484 - sulfuric ester hydrolase activity [Evidence IEA]), coding for MKLFNPLRRCGPALQRLRTSPGEFFDYTWEFTRRYFFTVSFIALFGAKLLHLYAHIHSLPPPKFFLWGSTFFFQDVILTLLIRFFTQKFHWRTVALLSALVIVPFSLIMSGMTAANTSFYIVTGAEIHWRQAKTFHRDAAAMRTLLQGLTGFLIVEGILLTVAWFLSAPLHRVVGGILTILGQPFKCLFRCMSRVRAFRPRSGLPEPEIYEQIGVDDYLDDKSDDGSSIHLLEPYGEVAPATRRGHSILIKLAVWVPFLSLVLLRVVRPWDPAYMFLSEALPVAPFIGGHRHSPVRAGGLPGDYEWLEGRTLLDKVPKWDWLPKGGLPGFEDWTRTDVPRLHYNPGSDPLHVPNLQNPVLDSLQEALSSGNVNIKHVILIKLESTRSDVFPLRKDAFMWNRIAKTYSDKKIPDDVQKLVANLTRTSEFLTGFDAGFGHDNEHDYGRRSYGGISARNAFTTGTYTLKSLVGTVCGVTPLVADFNREYNHHIYQPCMPHILDALNHQDDVDTNRTTDQSDYRTWPWHSAWMQSVTEGYDNQDKLTPKLGFHDVVTKESLEQANATHSASSSKEVNYYGYPDMVLGDYVRDALDDAEHNHRRLFLTHLTGTTHHPWGMPDNAYEEMVSSKNTNSNEDINKYLNTIGYIDDWLQEIIDILTEKGVINETLLVMAGDHGLSLPNDGGVTPYDNPHIGSFHIPMVFAHPHLPSIEVNTPVITQQVVPTILDLLIQSSSLGPNSTHTAQDLLSIYEGQSMIRELVPEMDGRQNWQFTVMNTGGSWLAVRSAAHPEYRLVIPLVDDVEWRFTNVEQDPEEQHPVTEFNLVDLAKRLEKEHGSDAVDWVRDAAHVAEWWVMENWHLYQYHPKH